Below is a window of Andrena cerasifolii isolate SP2316 chromosome 5, iyAndCera1_principal, whole genome shotgun sequence DNA.
AAATAGTGTTTAGAATCGGGTGAGCCAGTGCTGACAATCGCGAGCCTTTTACACAGTGTTCGATAATACGCAACAACGAAACTAGTGgttaaataaaagagaaaacaaagagtaaATAAAGAAAGTAACTGGACCGGTCGCCGAGGATCTCGAGTGAGTCGTCTTTTGTTCGGTTACGCGAGTGTTCTACGGTTCGTCTACACGGAAGATCCGAGTCCTCTGGAAGACCATCAGCTTGCCACGGGACGCGTTCACCCTGCCTTAAGAATTCTTCTTTCGAAAGGTATTTATCACAGTTCGCACCAGCTCCAAGCACTTGCGGGATTTCGATGAGCAGGGAGAGCTTGATCGAGTGTGCAACGAATTAAATGCAAATCATGTGCGAAGCATTCACCCCAAACTAAATGCCGTGTGCTTTGCAGTGTCGGCAGGGATTGCATTTTAAGGAACtttttgaaattgtaaaattcagGCAAAAGATTCTGGCTTTGGCCACTGTCAGCCGTCGGCACAGCTGTCCGGTTGTTAGTTTacttcacaagggaagatctcgaagcagaaaattaaaaaaattctgaaactttgggaatatgtaggggatttcctcctgatcacaacgcaatttttgtttgctgcccaaattcactcgaagggggtgaaattaacccctgaaaattcggcgtTTTTTTGGGAtttggtgttataactcgcaaactgtaagagatagaaaacaagtttcaagacaaaagttacttcttttaattagatctagcatttggtaaaaaaaaatattttacagttcacgatttataacagaaaattggaaaataaccggatttctcaggggtcaaatatacccccttagagcgaattcagggagcaaaaaaaaaaattgggttgtaatcaggaggaaattcccagcattttcacaaagtttcagaattttttgaatttccgggtttgggatcttcccttattagatctacagtggcggacgaaaaaaagtttacaccctttaaaatggcatcatttttttagaattgatccaaacaacttgagtttttttgagaagctagaaggattagtttgctaagtgacgcgttAAAGaaaaacgcttaaagatcgcagaataaggttgaaaatcgcgaaattcctgaAACCAGTATTCactattctgcgatctttaagtgtttgtagctcagagccaCGTTAATCGATTTTGCTGAAATTTTAGCTCATaatcgatttttgaattttcattaggtACTGGCTCCGAAAAAAAGTtgtaaaaacgacctttactattttttttcgctattccgaccaattgcaatgtttttgcgacgaaacacgtcgctcagcaaactaatccttctagcttctcaaaaaaactcaagtcgtttggactaattctaaaaaagttattttaaagggtgtaaactttctttcgttcgcCACTGTAAGATCAACTGCTATTGTTTGATTTGAATAGCGAAGTTCTAAGAGGCAACTATTATTCgagttagaaaaaataaaaaatatcccaACATAATGGCTAGTGTGTACGAACGAAAGGTTTCAAGTGAACAGATGTATAGAATCCAGAATTCACTGGCCGTGGAAGACAATTTTGTATAAATCACAACCCAGTAGCACGCGTGTTCGAATGAAAGGTTCCAGGTGAAAGGGATGTATAGTTGGTGGAACAGATGGTGTGGCGTATCTTTCATCGCATATTACAGAGCCTTACAGTCTTAATGTATTCTCATCTTGGTTTGGCACAAGACCTTAATATATTAGTGTCTAAAAGCTATATTGAATGTGTCTGCGCGTTGTTGTCTTCGAACAATGAAGAATGCTTTCGCCTCCCCACTGCTTTTACGACATTGCTGTATCTACTTCACTAACTACAAGGTGTCCCACCTAAGGTGTTACAAGCTATTTTCTTCAAGATTGCTAAAGATAGTGGCAACATTATTTTTCTTAACATCCTACAATTAATATTGCTTTGGTTCCTCTATGTGGATAAGCAGGGTACCTTTCTTCAATTCTAGCAACATTTATCTTCAGAGTTAAAGAATTAggacgaaaaattattttattcaggaGAAATGTAGAGTGATAATCACTTTTACATCAACGGTTCATTAATACCTTTAGACGTCGTATGTGCTATTTAAACTTGCATAAATATAGTTCTTCAACTGCTTTGGCGAGTGGAGTAGTTGCATAGATAGTTGCACAGACACTGGCAGCTGCTtaacataatattaaaaaaaaaatgtaatacatGCTTAACAGTCAATAGAGAAAATTTGAAGAATTAATAAAGTGATTTCCAACTCACACGACACTGAATTCAATATCTCTTGTCTTTGCTTTTAATTCTCTCTCACAAAAGTTAGTTTTCGTTGCAACGTTTGACTATGCAGAACAAGCAAAGTGTTTTAAATGAATGTTGCTAGGGTTGATGATTTACATGGAAATAAAACCATTCCTCTTTCCCTGGGGGTCCAGTCTTGGTACCATTCCTGCTATATAACCGACCCTAGCGAACCCTCCAATTCCAAAAGATAGTGTGCCTATCTTCAATAGTCTTGCGGTAAAAAGAAGCACGTGAAAATCTTGGGCACGACACTGTACAAAGATGTGAAAGAGCAGATGTGTAGTTAGGGGAAGTGTTAGCTCAACGAAATCCCTGAGAGTGCCAATAGTCGAGGGCCCGTTCTGAATAAACCAAAAACGATTATCTATCCTTGGTAAAGATCAGTCGGTGCGAGTGGACGCAAGCAAACGGTGAAGGCTGCACCGCGAACAGGCCCGAGCGCCGTACGAAGAGGATAAATTACAGTCGTCGCGTGAAGCCGTGCTCTAAGAAAGAGTCCCGTGGTCTTCCAGGATTGGAAGTATGGCAATGGTCAACATGAATAACCTGCTGAACGGCAAGGACTCCCGGTGGTTGCAGCTAGAGGTTTGCAGAGAGTTCCAGCGCAACAAGTGCACCAGGCCCGACACGGAGTGCAAGTTCGCTCATCCGCCAGCTAACGTCGAGGTGCAGAACGGACGGGTCACTGCTTGCTACGACAGTATCAAGGTAACCACCACCACCATTGTATAAATCAAGCTCGTTTCGAAGCCGCGCCGCGAGACGCGTAGATCCATTATGTTTTAATTACCTAATGCATATTTTGGCGACGGTATCTTGGCGTCGCACCGGTTGCAATCAGAGTTGTTTCGTTAATCGGGCAActattaacccggcgggaggcgcaccccatattgtaacacaggttctcgctaccgggtcaaataTACCCaaatttgaaacgtaaaaaaccacggtttcagattttttttaactttgttattttttatgttaaagtacagtgttttaagaatcaaagaaaatttatgaagtatctTAAACagctttattaaagttctttaaaaaattgtaacaaaaagtCAAACTGTCTTCATATTtttgcaactagcgcctctgtggtaagtTTTACACAGTACCGCCTCCCGCGGAGTTAAGTACCAGACATCCTAACTGTTAGAAggcaaattttaaaagttacggtataagagttaatatctttaatcAAACGATTTTGGTTACGACTAACTATTATAAATGATTCATTTGTTGGCTACCAGTAAACATTATCGGCAACGGAAATGTAATTTTGGTTACCAGTGACCAATACAAAAGACTAATTTCTTGTGGTTACCAGTAACCATTATCAATGACCCGAATTTTTTGTTGGTTACTGATAACTAGTATCGACGGAGAATTTTTGTTCTGGTTACATTCGATCATCGgcaattattcttattaatgttACTGATAATTAGTATTCATCGAcatcatgaaaaaaaaattacaaaacttatgggtaaatttgttttcatatattttcatatcgttttttttgcttaataaaatatacaagttttgtatttaatattttttcgtgttGTCAAGGAATACTAATTATCAGTAACATTAATAAGAATAACTGGCAATGATCGAAtttaaccagaaaaaaattttgTCGTCGACAATGTTTATCGGTACAAAAATAAAATGCGGGTCATTGATAATGGTTACtggtaaccaaaaaaaatgtaATCATTCATAATGGTCAGTTGTAATcggaacaattaaaaattagtatttttCAGTCACTtggtttttttcagaattttctttaaGATTTAACGACAACTGGcttgcatttaaataaaaattagtttttacttAATGactcttttccatttttttttatataatttgttTTGGATCTCTGCTAGGTACCATAGAAGTATTCGGCTGTATTAAATTAGGTATCAGTTGAGTATTAATTGAATTTGACTGCTCTTCTTTGCaattcttacaaggggaggacaccatgtggtagacaccgattttgatgagccttggcactcTGGATCTAtctcgaaaataagtaaataggtgtccgagcgtataatagagatatttacatggaaattattaaaaatttcatagtggccgtggggttttagtgggtaaaaatcccacgctaccctggcacccccggggattcccctctgaaggaatcggagtgtcttttgaagatgtcttcacgttaaaaaaaaaactttataaatttttttttataaattatttttttttataatttttttttttaacttgtggaaatcttcaaaaggcaccccgactccttcagaggggaatccccgggggcgccagggtagtgtgggatttttacccattaaaaccccacggccactatgaaatttttaataatttccatgtaaatatctctattattaaggcccattggcagaaacgctcgaacacctatttacttattttcgacatagatccattgtgccaaggctcaacaaaatcagtgtctaccacatggtgtcctctccttgtcagtcttttgttttttattgaaatgaattaattttgatcATTTTGTAACGATACCCATTTGGGACTTGTGGCTGATATCAAGTATTTGTTTATCTCTTATagagattatttttatttgatgagAGATGGGTACCAGGAAATTTTTCACCCTTGCTGAATTCGAGGACGCTGTAAATGACCCTAATTTCTTTGAAAGAAATCATAATCGACCCAACAGTTGTAAACGCCTACGTACTGCATTGCCATGCTAACAAAGTCATGCCATTAATGGAATTTCGACGACATATCGCCCGAGCATATTTGCAGCGAGCGTCTCCTCTTATTAGTGGGACAACATATTTAGTGGGACAGCGATGGTCTTAACTTTGAAGAAAGAGCAGCTTAGATTTATACGAACAGCGTTTAGTCGCACAGAATAATATTGCCGGTTCTTGAATCTCCGGGCTATTGAATATTTCCGTAACGCTTATCGATGCTAACGTTTTCTATTATTCGTAGAAATGCTTCGCCACTGAAGACACACAATTTCTTCTGCTCGCCTTTAACGTCCAAGCTGAACTTTCTGGCAGTTATCGGGGGGAGTTTGATTAGAACTCATAGGACACTTTCAATTCCGCGTAACGAATAGGGAGCGTCAGTCCGTCTGTAATAAAGACGTCGACGTATAAATTTCTCCGAGTCGTTTCCCCGTGTACACGTGGGGAGGGGCGCGATTAAGCGGAGGAAAGGAAAAAGATACGAGTAGGGCGCGGCTTCCGCCCGGGTAGATATTGAATTCGAGAATTGAATTTGCAGTTATTAATAGCGACAATTACTCAACGGGACAGGGGAAATGAAAAACTGGCCGACGAGTTTGATGAATCGTAATCCTCTGGGGAAGGAGTGTTACGTAAAAATTGTAGAACCTTCCGCTGACTCTGCGCGAACGCTGGAACTCCACGCGTGTGTACGTACGCGTATTTCGCGCGATTAGATAAGGCCGGAGAAAATATTACGATCAGGGCGCGGCGCTCTGATATAATCGGACGCTAATATTTCCTCTGGAAGTCGTTTCAGGGCTTGTCGTTGTATCGATCCTGCCTTCAACACTCAAAGATTCTCGTCAAAGCCGGGGCAAGAGTAATGTaggataattattttcttagcCTAAAATAGACTTTGAATTTCGCTGAAGGAGCATTGTCAAGCAACATCCTTTTTGGGTGCAACTGGTCATTTGTTTTCAAGATATGCATTCGCGTTTATAAAATCGGTTATCATAGTCGACACTCGGAATCTaggcacagtggtacataatgacggtttttgttcaaatcaccctgcaggtcgtaatttttcaggaactttgacgatttttttttaaattcttcgcaattaaattctctatcgatctgtccggacgaagttttgaatttcgttgctgatttttttatatttagcgaattatacagcacttctcGAAGATCAGAATCTGTGGGCTTTTGGCcgactgttccgaatttaaagtcagattttcgaaactgaaggcggtgaatccaatatgttgaagcaaaattgCAGAAAATGGGCGTATTCGGtagaaacatagtgcgtctagattttcggggacgctgattacgaaaaTGAGGCAAgtattataaagatcaaattttttagttttagcacaaatctaatactgtagatcgaattgtaaaatttaaaatggaggatggacattcgtattttgacaaatttttacgcatctcataaatgtgtacttgattttgcatatttaagaatattcgtctgtgttcatgcgcgttcttatagttgacttttcggattcagTATTGATGAGCacgatttttaatatttgatattactgattcacttaacgttttatcccagttgcctttaAAAATCCGCTTTTATTATGTGGaatcttgtttgaggagcaggacttgtgcttctggaagcaaatctctgatatttttaaacacgtacataaacaaGAAATCTAACATTAAAAATcgtgctcatcaatattgagtcagaaaagtcaactgTATTCAGCATACtagattcaccaccttcaatttcgaaaatttgactttaaattcggaacagacgACCAAAAAatcccacagatactgatcttcgaaaagtgctgtataattcgctaaatataaaaaaatcagcaacgaaattgaaaatttcggccggacagatcgatagagaatttaattgcgaagaatttaaaaaaagaatcgtcaagttttctgaaaaattacgacctgtagggtgatttaaACAAAACacgtcattatgtaccactgtgcgccgagtCGAGTCGGACTCTTTTCTGAAAGCAACTCAGCGTACttttgaccccccccccccccatatctTTGTGCTGGAGTTACCCAGAAACCCGAAACTTTACTGAAACCTAGTACTTTGCAAACGGAATTATACCCcccaaatttcacgtttctaTCTTTTCTAGTTCGTAAGATATTTGAACTCaaagtttcgttatttcgacacTGACCGATCATCAAATGTCAGACATGTACTTCCTGCAGCCGTAGGAACTTGAACTTTGGCAGAAAGGTACTGTTTGCGatacaatgaaaagaaaaattaaaaaatctggaaaaatccTTTTCTCTAACAATTTATGAAAGAAATTCAAtatctctggaaccactgaatCCATAACCATGAAATTTGATAAGCACGTTCCTCTTAGTCCccaggtgctcgctaagaaatttaaaaaaaaactcgccgCAATTTTACCGAAAAACAATACATGAATGTTTAGCCCCCGCGGGCGTGACGCATGTTTCGGCCCTGACGCCGTTGACGTAGTCACAGCGCGGAGCCCCCACTCCGCAAAAATCGCGCGAGAAGGACCAATGAGGATAGAGAGTGGGCCATTCGAAAAACAGTGGCTGATGTCCAAAAAGAACCCGTAGCTAAGAAAAGAAGGATCACTTACAAAAAGAAGTGAAACCCCATCAAAAacattttatgtaaaaaatgtagccgAGTCTCGTGACTCCTTTACCCATAAAAAGTTATGGGTAAATAACACACTGTCATTAACAAATCACTCCAAGTTTACATATTTAGTTAAAGAACATTCTGTGACTTGGCAATGAAAATTAAGTTCacgctataaatacatatacgtTCAGTTCCTGTGTAAATATTATTTCACGCAATACTTTATTAATAAACGCGAATATTAAAACGTAAGCAACTTTCGTCACATTCTCGTACTGCGTAATTGCCAAGTCACAAAATGTGCTTTAACTAAAGATGTAGACTTGGAGTGATTTCTGAATGAAAGTGTCAGAGTCAATTAGAGCGCTAGACTCGGTTCTACGTGACATCTCATAGCTTTTTATGGGTAAAGGAGTCACGAGACTCGGCTACATTTTTTACCTGAAATGTTTTTGATGGGATTAATATTTATCCGTGTAATACGGTGGCAGTGCGCGTGGAACCGGAGATCGGTAGATCGACTCCTGTTGGCTGTAATTCGGGCCAGTGTTAATCCCGAGTGTCGACTATTATAACcgattttttaaatgcaaatatTTCGAAACCAGTTGCACCCAAAAGTGGGTGTTTCTTGATATACGACccattacacaaaatttaatatatgacttattattattagttttgcTATTGGGGTTTTCCCAATCATTCTCACAGTTCTCCCACGTTCTTTTTCGAGGTTGACATCAGCAGAATATTTGCATTTTCGTTGGCAGTTGCTTGCCAAAAGACGGCATCCGTGGGTATAATTTTGGCATTTCTCCTGAACCGAGACAGTAGAAGCAAAAGAGCACGCAGGTTGATGTTCAGTTTGATTTTAAGCGGATAATATATTTCTTCGTGCATGTACACAAATAGTTGCAATCCAGTGCAATTTAGTACTACTGTACAACAGAATCTGGAACAGGGCAAAGTTGGAGGAATTTAAAACGGATCTAGAACGAAGGAAATAGTTGGTTGAAGAGCAGGAACGAGAGTGATGTCACTGAGCAAAATTTAGATAACTATGTTCCACCGCATAAATACAAGTACAAGTTTACAAAGTAGGGATAATTTAACACAGCATTCAAATCGTCCAACGAAcattttttgaataaaaaaaaaatttaattagatGGGATTGGTGGTTTGCAACacagagaattatttttaagtagACATTTTGCATATTGTagtacagtggtccccggattatcgagaaagattcgggaccggggaattctccataaaccggggcaggggaagtagtttgcgcctaataaactgacccttgtcaggaccctcgctcgaaccgtctgacaaggagactaaacgacgtaaaccgagagtgagtgaaatagcgcaccagcgggagaccctcggtcgacggcgaattgagactcagtattgaatatgaaaattttcatattactgattacactTTGACGGGAGTAttgccgatggattggtgagtttatgtcgacgaaaatgaggatgcatttaagcaatcttcagcaaacactttacaatttggtgaagtcgttgatattctccatttaaattctcttctgcattattacatagtgtgtaataattttaaaaaggagacactctccagtgtgtgaattacaacatttagtgaacgtcactgggtcattccacgcgaagtcggacagttttcggagtaacatttcggattttggtgcaacttggatatgttgtagtctttaggggttaataaacatatctcgaaggatttttcgaaatgtcaaaaatcgtggatgttacagctctttgaaatatagtgtttactatttttccaaaaattataactgttgaactaataaactgataaaaatgaccttttgggcgcttacagtgcagatataagagtacctaataaaaattatttcacttaataaaaacgaatatttcaccatttatttagtaattgttctaaacaaatgc
It encodes the following:
- the LOC143369134 gene encoding protein muscleblind-like isoform X1, translating into MAMVNMNNLLNGKDSRWLQLEVCREFQRNKCTRPDTECKFAHPPANVEVQNGRVTACYDSIKVSPPTISYKQYLEHQTVGITHKAVRVLKYSSSLKFGLSRAETRFPSRAEYP
- the LOC143369134 gene encoding protein muscleblind-like isoform X2 yields the protein MAMVNMNNLLNGKDSRWLQLEVCREFQRNKCTRPDTECKFAHPPANVEVQNGRVTACYDSIKVSRQLHGIIFFDLKRKC
- the LOC143369134 gene encoding protein muscleblind-like isoform X3, with protein sequence MAMVNMNNLLNGKDSRWLQLEVCREFQRNKCTRPDTECKFAHPPANVEVQNGRVTACYDSIKVSIVCLEFICRD
- the LOC143369134 gene encoding protein muscleblind-like isoform X4, yielding MAMVNMNNLLNGKDSRWLQLEVCREFQRNKCTRPDTECKFAHPPANVEVQNGRVTACYDSIKVRPCFQPFSI
- the LOC143369134 gene encoding protein muscleblind-like isoform X5, translated to MAMVNMNNLLNGKDSRWLQLEVCREFQRNKCTRPDTECKFAHPPANVEVQNGRVTACYDSIKVCKF